AAGGGCCCGGAAATACGAAACCCTGGCCGAAGACGAAATCTGTCGGTATGTGACGGTGTCGGCCAGGTTGAATTCAACGGAAGGAAACCCGGTTCCGCCATAGTAATGTACGTGATAATAAAGGAGTGCTGCAGGCGTAATCGTGCCAACAGGAAGCGGAATGTTATGAGAAATTCCAAAACTGCTATACCAGCCATTTCCTGATCTGAAATCGTCATGAAGGCTAAATATTGGATTCAAAGCAATGTCATAACTCCCCTGAATCCACACTTCTTCAGTGTCGGGCCATCCCCGGTTCGGATAGGTAAAGTAACTGTACCCCAATAACAAGCCTGCGGGACCCCATTTATCACCGTACTGTACAGTCAGGTCATACTCGTTGGTCGCGTTAAATGTTTCAAAGTCATAATTGAGCCAGACAATTGCGCTCAGATTTCTCAGTGAAAGGATCATTTCTCAGTGAAAGGATCATTTCCGGCTGAAGAACGGGCTTCTGATCGCTGTAATCAAACCCATGCCAGATATATCGGGTAAAATAGGTGGCATCCGCAGACACTCCGAATAAGGGTTTGGATGGACCGGGAACCGAATGAGTGTTTTTGTATTCAGATTCGGACATCACATCGGCAGCATAGGATGAATTTATATGGGCAAGACCGGCAAAGTTGACAAGGAATAGGGTCATAAACGCAAAACGAATCAATACCATCAATATCTGATAACTCAAGATCATCTTTTCTCTCCTGACTTTACCGGTTCTAATAAACGTTACCAGACATTTTACCTCTGTCAAGTCAGAGCCGCCTTAAACTGCCTCGGATTTCAATGTTCGGTATCCAATTGTCAAATTGCCTGTTCATTGACAGAAATGATTTCTTTGTTAAGCTTAAGTATTGGAAAAACTTCATATTATTGACCTCGTAAAAACAGGCATGATTCCATTTCGATGAGACTTCAATCTAAAGTTCTTGTCTTTTCTGTATTCATCTTTCTCGTTCTCGGACTATCGATTCTGGTCTTGACGAAGAGAGTGGTGCATACCATTCTCTTGAATGAGGTCGGGAAAAGAGGCCTTCTCAAGACAGAGGACCTTCCGTTGTCTACCGCCATGGGGTTTCAAACCGGGGAGGAACATGCGCTTATTCCAGTTTTACAGAAAGGTCTAGAACGAGCCGGAGCGATTTACGCGATTGCCCGAAATTTTGACGGCCGTTTGCTCGCACAGAGCACAACTTTTAGCGAGAAAAATAAAATTCGAGAATCAATCTTCCACCAGGTCGCCGATTTTAGTCAGCCTGGTATCAAACAGTTTAAAGTGGATGAAGTTGAAATTCTGGATGTTTCTCTTCCAGTCTGGGCGATTCGTCATTCCAATTCAGAAGAGGAGTTTCTACTGATCGGAGGAAAGGCCCGGACGGAACAGAAACTTTTGGGCACCTTTCATGTCGGAATTCTTCTTACGGAACTTCTGGCGACTGAAAAGGAAATTTTGAACGAAGTGCTCTGGATCATTCTTCTCACAGGCGGTGTGGCATTCGCAGTGAGCCTTTTTTCAATCCGGAAAATTCTCAAACGAATTCGAAGCCTTGTTGAAGGAACTGAGCGCGTGAGCCGGGGTGAATATACCAACACGATTCCTGACCATTCCTCCACAGATGAATTAGGGGAACTGGCGGTGAGTTTCAATAAAATGACGGTGCGTCTGGCTCGCCGCGATGAAATGATTTTAAGTTCCGCCGGAGAAGGGATACTCGGTCTTGATTTGGAGGGCCGCGCAACCTTTGTCAACCCTGCGGCCGCCCGAATGCTGGGATACAGCGTGGATGAGCTGATAGGCTGCTCCATGCACGAACTTTTGCACCACCCCGGAGGGGACGGATTGGCAGAAGACGATGACCACTGTGCCATTTACGCAACGGTTGCGGAGGGGAGGCCTCAGCATGTCACCGAGGAAGTGTTGTGGCGAAAGGATGGTTCCAGTTTTCCTGTGGAATATGTTAGCACGCCGCTTCGGGAAAATGAAAGGGTGGGAGGATCGGTGGTCGTCATTAAAGATATTACAGAGCGAAAAGCGCATGCGGCGCTGCTGGAATACCGGGCCAACCACGATACTTTGACGAATCTGCCCAACCGGACTTACCTGTCAAATCATCTCTCTGAGATTGTAGGACGTGCATTTTGGCAGAAAAGGGTGGTCGCAGTTCTATTCCTGGACCTGGATAACTTCAAGAAGGTAAACGACACGCTGGGCCATGATTTCGGAGATCTGCTGCTCAAAGAGGTTGGTGAGCGGCTCACCGGTTGCCTTCGCGACGGAGACATTGTCTCACGATTGGGCGGGGATGAATTCGTATTGGTTCTGGCGGATGTCGCCAAGATATCGGATATTACGATCATTGCGCAAAAAATTCTGGGTGCCCTTTCGGAATCTTTTGAAATCGAGAGAACTGAACTTTATGTGACAGCCAGCATCGGCATCAGCGCCTTCCCGACCGACGGGGAAAACGCGGAGACACTTCTGAAAAATGCCGATACGGCGATGTATCGGGCTAAAGAGCTGGGGAAGAACCAATTTGAACTATTTTCGGCGGCGATGAGCGGCCGCTTCCATGAAAGATTGGCACTTGAAACTGATTTGCATCGTGCACTCGAGAGGGGAGATATCTTCTTGAATTATCAGCCTCAAGTTGATTTGACGTCCGGCCAGATTGTCGCAACGGAAGCGCTCGTACGCTGGAAAAGAAACGGAGTTCAATTGACCAGTCCGATCGATTTTATTCCCGTGGCAGAAGAGACCGGGTTAATAGTTCCCATTGGAGAGTGGGTTCTCAAGACCGCAGTAACCCAAAACAAGAGTTGGCAGAATTTGGGAATTTCGCCAATCCGGGTCGCCATCAATTTATCGGCCAGACAGTTTCAACAGAGAAATTTGCTGAAAATGATTCGCAAGGTCATTCACGAGACCGGATTGAATCCCAATTTTCTGGAACTGGAGCTGACCGAAAGCGTCTTGATGCAAAATGAAAAAGAGACTATTGACCTTCTGTTTGATCTCCATAAAACCGGAGTTAGACTATCGATTGACGATTTCGGTACTGGCTATTCGTCTCTGAGCTATTTGCAGAGATTTCCGATCAATTCATTGAAAATTGACAAATCTTTCATAAAAGATATTCCAAACAATCAGGGAAATTGCGCAATCGTGAGGTCGATTATTACACTCGGCCACAGTCTCCAGCTTAAAGTGATCGCCGAGGGCGTCGAAACCGGAGAGCAACTTGCTTTTCTAAAAGGAAATCAATGCGACGAAATCCAGGGCTATCTTTTTAGCCGGCCCTTGCCGGCTGAAGAGGTAACAAAGCTATTAAAAGAAAAGAAACATTTAGCCTAAAAGATTACGCGGATCAGGGTCAAATTCCAGTTCCGAATCCCCTGAAAACTGAACGATTGGTTTCCATATAAATACGAACCGAATCTTTCAAATCATAGGCGTCCTGCACAATTTCATCCTTGAGTACGGAAGCGGGCTCTCCCTCAGCTATCAGCTTGCCATTTTTCACCAGAAGGAGCCGTTTTAGCAAAGCACCCATTCCGATATCGTGAAGAGACATGATTACCGAAACTTTGTTTTCACGGGTAATATCCTTAAGGAGGCAGTACAGATTGAACTGATACTTGATGTCAAGGCTCGCCAAAGGTTCATCTAACAGCAACACTCCGGCACCCTGAACCAGAGTCATGGCGATATACGCCCTTCTTCGCTCGCCGCTACTCAACTCCGCCAGAAACGTTCTTGCCTTGTCATGCAGACCAACGATATGAAGCGCTTCTTCCACAGTGAATGCGACGGACCCCTCTTGCGGGTACTCGCCCATCTTGACGAGTTCTCTCACACGAAACGGAGCCTGCAAATCCAATATTTGCGGAAGATAGGCCACACGTTTCGCCCGTTCTTTGGCACGGTATCCGTTTATCGCTTTTTTCCCAATCATGACATTCCCTTTTTGAGGAGAGAGTAGCCCGGCCGCCAATTTGAGAATGGTGGATTTTCCAGCCCCATTTGGCCCCATGAGACCAACCAGCTCGCCTTCACCAACAGAAAATGACATCTTTTCGACAAAAGTGTCCGGGCTGTAAGAAAAAGATACATTTGCAAACTCCAGTGTGGAATTGGTTTTAAGTTCCTGGTTCATCAGTCCGAAATTTTTCCTTTTCCTAATAGAAAAATGAAATAGGGAGAGCCGATAAGCGCTACGATTACCCCGGCTGGAAGTTCCAATGGCGCTGCGACCGTTCTGGCGATGGCGTCGGCAAGGCAGAGCATGGTCCCACCGGCAACAACCGATAGAGGAAGAACAACGGATGCGTCTGAGCCGACATGTCGGCGGACGATATGGGGAACGACAAGCCCGACAAATCCCACGACGCCTCCCACCGAAACAGCGGCTGCGGTCATGAGTGAAGCGGCAACAAAAAGAAAGAGCCGTTCCCGGGTCGGATCAAAACCAAGGCTGTAAGCAATTTCGTCTCCCAGAGTCAAAGCATTCAGTCCATGGCGTCTTGATAATCCAAGGCCGAAACCGATTAAAACGAAGAAAAGTCCGGCGGGAAATAAATCCCAATCAACCATAGAAAGATCTCCGGACATCCAGAGTATTGCCCTTTTTAAACCATCATCCCCGGAAGTCGTCATGACCAGCATGAGTACAGCGGAGAGAAAGAATCCTATCCCCACACCTGCCAGAAGAAGCCGTTCAGGTTGTAATCCCTTCCATCCGCGGCCCAATATGACGACCACGGCACCGGTTACAATTGCACCGATAAACGCCAGTATAGGAACGCTTAGCGAAAAGAGAGCAAGGCCGAACATAAGCCCGAAAGATGCAAATAGGGACGCGCCGCTTGAAATACCCAGAATGTAAGGATCAACCAGTGGATTGCGAAAGATTCCCTGAAGGATGGCGCCCGATGCTCCGAGAGCGCCTCCCATCAGAAGTGCAATAGCGGTTCGCGGGAGTCTGATCGCAAGAAGCATTTGACTTGTTTCACGATCCATTCTGAAAGGGTTCAATAATCGGGGCCCGCTGGCAATTGAGGCGATAATAATCACCAATGATGCAATAAACAACACAACGGCTAAGAGGAAAGTCGAACCCTTAGCCCGTGTCATGGCATCTTCCCGCAGCGAATAAGTTCCTTCATGCCTTCCGGTATTCTCGGACCCGGGCGATACAATGCGTCACCCATGAAACAGATCCGTCCCTTTTTCACCGCCTTGAGCCCGTTCACGCTCGCGAGAAATCCCTTGGAGGCCGTTTTCATATCGTCGCTCATTTTTCCGATCAGAATCAAATCCGGCTGGCGTTCGATGACCGTCTCCACCGAGAACCGGGGATAGGCGACCCCTGCGTCGGACGCGATATTGCTTAATCCAGCAATTTTCATTGCGTCATCCACGATTGTTCCCGGTCCGGCAACGATGAGTGGACTGGTCCAGAGGACAAAGAGTGTTTTCCTTCCCCCTCCCAAAACGGCCTCCGATGCATTATTTCCATCTGGCAAGAGGGCGATGTCATGAAGGGCAGTCTCGATATTTCCTGCCAGATGCTCAGAAGCCGGTCCGGCACCCAGGGCTTGGCCCATCTCCCGTATCCCGTCCGGAATTTCTGCCAAACGTCTTGACTTAAAGATGTATGTTTTAATCCCCAGCCTGGCAAGCCGATCGGAGATCACCTTCGGATTTCCGTCATTGGTCATAACCACCATATCCGGTTTTAAGCTTACGATCGCCTCGAGAGACGGGTTAGCCATACCGCCAATCTTCGGCTTGCGACGCGCCTCTTTCGGACGGTCACAATCATTGGTTACACCGGCGATTCGGTCACCCAGCCCTATCGAGAAAAGGGTCTCGGTCAGCGCCGGGGCAAGCGAGACAATCCGTTGTGGTGGAGGTGGCGGACTGGAAAGGGCCGCTTCGTTCCATCCAGCAAGGAGCAGCAGAGAGAGAATAACTCTTTTCATATCGGCCATTTTATGCTTCTCCTAAAATGACGCTTTCACACCACCGTAAACAGAAATTCCGGGAGTTCCGAAGGCGGCGATTTCCTCATAAGACTTGTTGAAGAGATTGTCTATTCTTGCAAATAGTGAAAGATTTTTTGCCAGCAGATACGATCCCCTCAGATTGACTAAGGAATAGGCGGAGAGGTCCCGGTTCAGGGACGAAT
This is a stretch of genomic DNA from Nitrospirota bacterium. It encodes these proteins:
- a CDS encoding EAL domain-containing protein, giving the protein MRLQSKVLVFSVFIFLVLGLSILVLTKRVVHTILLNEVGKRGLLKTEDLPLSTAMGFQTGEEHALIPVLQKGLERAGAIYAIARNFDGRLLAQSTTFSEKNKIRESIFHQVADFSQPGIKQFKVDEVEILDVSLPVWAIRHSNSEEEFLLIGGKARTEQKLLGTFHVGILLTELLATEKEILNEVLWIILLTGGVAFAVSLFSIRKILKRIRSLVEGTERVSRGEYTNTIPDHSSTDELGELAVSFNKMTVRLARRDEMILSSAGEGILGLDLEGRATFVNPAAARMLGYSVDELIGCSMHELLHHPGGDGLAEDDDHCAIYATVAEGRPQHVTEEVLWRKDGSSFPVEYVSTPLRENERVGGSVVVIKDITERKAHAALLEYRANHDTLTNLPNRTYLSNHLSEIVGRAFWQKRVVAVLFLDLDNFKKVNDTLGHDFGDLLLKEVGERLTGCLRDGDIVSRLGGDEFVLVLADVAKISDITIIAQKILGALSESFEIERTELYVTASIGISAFPTDGENAETLLKNADTAMYRAKELGKNQFELFSAAMSGRFHERLALETDLHRALERGDIFLNYQPQVDLTSGQIVATEALVRWKRNGVQLTSPIDFIPVAEETGLIVPIGEWVLKTAVTQNKSWQNLGISPIRVAINLSARQFQQRNLLKMIRKVIHETGLNPNFLELELTESVLMQNEKETIDLLFDLHKTGVRLSIDDFGTGYSSLSYLQRFPINSLKIDKSFIKDIPNNQGNCAIVRSIITLGHSLQLKVIAEGVETGEQLAFLKGNQCDEIQGYLFSRPLPAEEVTKLLKEKKHLA
- a CDS encoding ABC transporter ATP-binding protein; translated protein: MNQELKTNSTLEFANVSFSYSPDTFVEKMSFSVGEGELVGLMGPNGAGKSTILKLAAGLLSPQKGNVMIGKKAINGYRAKERAKRVAYLPQILDLQAPFRVRELVKMGEYPQEGSVAFTVEEALHIVGLHDKARTFLAELSSGERRRAYIAMTLVQGAGVLLLDEPLASLDIKYQFNLYCLLKDITRENKVSVIMSLHDIGMGALLKRLLLVKNGKLIAEGEPASVLKDEIVQDAYDLKDSVRIYMETNRSVFRGFGTGI
- a CDS encoding iron ABC transporter permease, whose translation is MTRAKGSTFLLAVVLFIASLVIIIASIASGPRLLNPFRMDRETSQMLLAIRLPRTAIALLMGGALGASGAILQGIFRNPLVDPYILGISSGASLFASFGLMFGLALFSLSVPILAFIGAIVTGAVVVILGRGWKGLQPERLLLAGVGIGFFLSAVLMLVMTTSGDDGLKRAILWMSGDLSMVDWDLFPAGLFFVLIGFGLGLSRRHGLNALTLGDEIAYSLGFDPTRERLFLFVAASLMTAAAVSVGGVVGFVGLVVPHIVRRHVGSDASVVLPLSVVAGGTMLCLADAIARTVAAPLELPAGVIVALIGSPYFIFLLGKGKISD
- a CDS encoding ABC transporter substrate-binding protein encodes the protein MADMKRVILSLLLLAGWNEAALSSPPPPPQRIVSLAPALTETLFSIGLGDRIAGVTNDCDRPKEARRKPKIGGMANPSLEAIVSLKPDMVVMTNDGNPKVISDRLARLGIKTYIFKSRRLAEIPDGIREMGQALGAGPASEHLAGNIETALHDIALLPDGNNASEAVLGGGRKTLFVLWTSPLIVAGPGTIVDDAMKIAGLSNIASDAGVAYPRFSVETVIERQPDLILIGKMSDDMKTASKGFLASVNGLKAVKKGRICFMGDALYRPGPRIPEGMKELIRCGKMP